The DNA sequence AGGTGAATCTGAATATGGAGATGAAGCCACAACAGGTTTGGTGTCTTCCTTTTCCATAAATGATTGTGCAAGTAAAGACACAGGTCTTGCAGCTACTGATGAACTAGTCTGAATTTCTCCCTTACCCATTTCAGTGGTTGAAGATGATGGAATCAAGTCTTCAGAGTCAGGTTCTAAAAATGTTCGAGTTATCTGCTCCTGTGCCAAAATGAGGTATTCCGATACAGATGTTGAGATTGTTTCAGCATCTGGCTGAACTTCTGTGATCTCTCTTTTATTGGTTGAAGGTGGAAAACTCAAGTCTTCGGGTGCAGATAGCGAAGGTGAAGGTTTGGCTTGTTGCTTCTGTGATGAACTGAGGTGCTCGGGTACAGCTGTATCAGCTGTTGTTGCAAtgtcttcctctcctgcttctgtAAAGCAAGAGTATCCAGAGGCAGATATTGCAGTTAACAATGAATCATgctcaaattcatttttctttgtttctgggaTTCTATATGGTGGAATGGAAACTTGTGATGCTGAGTCTGGAGAGAAAAGTTCAacttcagtgtcttcatctgaCATATTAGTGTGTTCAGATGGTGATGTTAAACATATTGGAGAACCAcattcaaattctcttttctccatttcctgaGTTGCATAGGATGAAAATGAGAATTCTGACACAAATGCTGAGTCTG is a window from the Suricata suricatta isolate VVHF042 unplaced genomic scaffold, meerkat_22Aug2017_6uvM2_HiC HiC_scaffold_10393, whole genome shotgun sequence genome containing:
- the LOC115284575 gene encoding cardiomyopathy-associated protein 5-like, with the protein product IDDVTPLKSKGVSEHMILSEEKKEPTVLYSPDVPSVSEHSLPPSTTEQTSECQSPALLVTPSENVILSEETAESERYTPSSTSTSEFSVPPYATPESQEEEIVQISPLNLKGASSPTNFSEEQEDIGPFSPDSAFVSEFSFSSYATQEMEKREFECGSPICLTSPSEHTNMSDEDTEVELFSPDSASQVSIPPYRIPETKKNEFEHDSLLTAISASGYSCFTEAGEEDIATTADTAVPEHLSSSQKQQAKPSPSLSAPEDLSFPPSTNKREITEVQPDAETISTSVSEYLILAQEQITRTFLEPDSEDLIPSSSTTEMGKGEIQTSSSVAARPVSLLAQSFMEKEDTKPVVASSPYSD